A genome region from Patescibacteria group bacterium includes the following:
- a CDS encoding lamin tail domain-containing protein: MRQYKTELSIIVVLLFFWEVEFFVFDILPCLAQTKLEITEIMYDLPGSDDKHEWVEIHNNGTETIDLTDWKFNDGDTATNHGLNAPPKNNSRGSLILAAGEYALLAGDAATLITDLPAYQGTIIDTIIDLSNTSSILKLLNKDGTEVDTANYDKAIGAAGNGKTLEKNNAGLWQESLMDGGTPGEINSRQGEDILPPEEPSTPPENPNQDTAPAVNFILINELLPDPVNDDHEGEYVELFNNSDTTADISLWELRDESENKKEKPSGFIIEVGTTIPALSYRAFYTGKEISLNNDKNGDTVYLIKENQVTDKITYLGPAPTGESYNRQTDNTWAWSATATPGLQNIIATKDDPVNAIPNKSYPRHIWINEFFPNPKGKDAENEFIEIYNPGPAEINLANWQIDDQENKGSHPYTFPENFIIKRGDYLTLPYSQTKISLNNNSDWVRLLWPNGQAIDEVPYSDPREGESYNKTNNGWSWSCNTTPGEPNKIVSDEECAASPEEETKDYSRALWINEFLPDPKGKDEEGEFIELQNRGEEEIDLTNWQIDDCESAGSKPHTFPENTKIKANSYLVLYYKETKISLNNNGDCVRLLNPLGQAVDEIKYSKAKEGQSYSRQNVDHWQWTDNPTPGKDNGFPQILAAKITRPKTPENQTQPNQQKILPQTGPNMYFYYSPVFLFFFIFYLTKIKKYCKNENCSFIKSA, encoded by the coding sequence GTGCGCCAGTACAAAACTGAATTAAGCATCATTGTTGTTCTATTATTCTTTTGGGAGGTAGAATTTTTTGTTTTTGATATTTTGCCTTGTTTAGCTCAAACAAAACTTGAAATTACTGAAATTATGTATGACTTACCGGGCAGCGATGACAAACACGAATGGGTAGAGATTCACAACAACGGCACCGAAACGATTGATTTAACTGATTGGAAATTTAATGACGGCGACACCGCCACTAATCACGGCCTCAACGCCCCGCCCAAGAACAACAGCCGCGGCTCTTTAATTTTAGCGGCTGGCGAATATGCTTTATTGGCTGGTGATGCTGCCACCCTAATAACCGATCTGCCAGCTTATCAAGGAACAATTATTGATACAATTATAGACTTGTCTAATACTTCATCTATTTTAAAACTATTAAATAAAGATGGCACCGAGGTTGATACAGCCAATTACGATAAAGCTATAGGTGCAGCTGGCAATGGAAAAACTTTAGAGAAAAATAATGCGGGCTTATGGCAAGAGTCATTAATGGATGGAGGCACGCCAGGCGAAATTAATAGTAGACAAGGAGAAGATATTCTGCCCCCAGAAGAACCCTCTACCCCTCCAGAAAATCCAAACCAAGATACTGCCCCTGCGGTTAATTTCATTCTAATCAATGAGCTTCTTCCTGATCCAGTAAACGATGACCACGAAGGTGAATATGTTGAACTTTTCAATAACAGTGATACCACAGCCGATATTTCACTCTGGGAATTGAGAGACGAATCCGAAAATAAAAAAGAAAAACCATCTGGTTTCATTATTGAAGTAGGCACGACAATACCTGCTCTTTCTTATCGTGCTTTTTACACGGGCAAAGAGATCTCCTTAAATAATGACAAAAATGGCGATACGGTTTATTTAATAAAAGAAAATCAGGTTACGGACAAAATTACTTACCTTGGTCCAGCACCGACTGGCGAATCCTACAACCGCCAAACTGATAACACTTGGGCCTGGAGCGCAACCGCAACACCAGGCTTACAAAATATCATTGCCACAAAAGATGACCCCGTGAATGCAATACCGAATAAATCCTACCCCCGCCACATCTGGATCAATGAATTTTTCCCTAATCCCAAAGGCAAGGACGCGGAAAACGAATTTATTGAAATCTATAATCCCGGTCCCGCGGAAATCAATTTAGCAAATTGGCAAATTGATGACCAGGAAAATAAAGGCTCGCATCCTTATACTTTTCCGGAAAATTTTATCATCAAGAGAGGGGATTATCTTACTCTCCCCTATTCTCAAACTAAAATTTCGCTTAATAACAACAGCGACTGGGTCAGGCTCCTATGGCCTAATGGTCAAGCCATTGACGAGGTTCCGTATTCCGACCCTAGAGAGGGCGAATCATACAATAAAACCAACAATGGCTGGAGCTGGAGCTGTAATACCACGCCGGGCGAACCAAACAAAATTGTATCAGATGAAGAATGCGCCGCATCGCCCGAAGAAGAAACCAAAGATTATTCACGCGCTCTCTGGATCAATGAATTTTTACCTGATCCAAAAGGCAAAGACGAAGAAGGCGAATTTATTGAGTTGCAAAATAGAGGCGAAGAAGAAATTGATTTAACAAATTGGCAGATTGATGATTGCGAAAGCGCGGGCTCCAAGCCGCACACCTTTCCCGAAAACACTAAAATTAAAGCCAATTCTTATCTCGTCCTTTACTACAAAGAAACTAAAATATCTTTAAACAACAATGGCGATTGTGTGCGGCTTCTAAACCCTTTAGGTCAGGCAGTTGATGAAATTAAATATAGCAAAGCTAAAGAAGGACAATCTTACAGCCGTCAAAATGTGGATCATTGGCAATGGACAGATAATCCGACTCCTGGTAAGGATAATGGGTTTCCGCAAATTTTAGCCGCAAAAATCACAAGACCAAAAACCCCAGAAAATCAAACTCAGCCAAATCAGCAAAAAATTTTGCCCCAAACCGGACCCAATATGTATTTTTATTACTCCCCTGTCTTCTTATTTTTCTTCATTTTTTATTTGACAAAAATCAAAAAATACTGTAAAAATGAAAATTGCTCCTTTATTAAATCCGCTTGA
- a CDS encoding bifunctional phosphoglucose/phosphomannose isomerase: protein MPSPIDKANMYKVLKDFPLQFGKALTIATKVKVPKKKYSNIIIAGMGGSSLPAAIIETYLADKIKVPILICQNYSLPKEANTKSLVFASSFSGNTEETLSVYKECRRKKIQMIGITTGGELAKLCQKDKLPLILIPNENIQPRCGTGYMFTGILAAMTRAGLAPDKTNEIKATAAALTKMTFEENAKQIAPQLKRKLIVVYASERFKDIARIWKIKFNENSKVLAFYNYFPELNHNETAGLTNFKKENIPTVVIILRNKADHPRILKRMDITSEIIREKGGEVMNIEMPEGNPLTKIFGALYFGDFLSYYLALEYETDPSPVEVVEYLKKRLKE from the coding sequence ATGCCTTCCCCAATTGACAAAGCTAATATGTATAAAGTCCTGAAGGACTTTCCCCTCCAATTTGGCAAAGCGCTAACTATTGCAACAAAAGTAAAGGTGCCTAAAAAAAAGTATTCCAACATCATTATTGCCGGTATGGGCGGCTCTTCTCTGCCCGCGGCAATTATTGAAACCTATCTCGCTGACAAAATAAAAGTGCCAATTTTGATTTGCCAAAATTATTCCCTGCCCAAAGAAGCAAATACTAAAAGCCTTGTTTTTGCTTCTTCTTTTTCCGGCAATACCGAAGAAACGTTGAGTGTTTACAAAGAATGCCGGCGCAAAAAAATCCAGATGATCGGCATTACCACTGGCGGCGAGCTCGCTAAACTATGCCAAAAAGATAAGCTGCCCTTAATTTTAATCCCCAATGAAAACATCCAGCCCCGCTGCGGCACGGGCTATATGTTCACCGGCATTTTAGCCGCGATGACGCGCGCTGGTCTCGCGCCCGACAAAACCAATGAAATCAAAGCAACCGCGGCAGCCTTAACTAAAATGACTTTTGAAGAAAACGCGAAACAAATTGCTCCCCAATTAAAAAGAAAACTCATAGTAGTGTACGCCAGCGAACGATTCAAGGATATTGCCCGCATTTGGAAAATCAAATTCAATGAAAATTCCAAAGTTCTTGCCTTTTACAATTATTTCCCCGAATTAAATCACAATGAGACCGCGGGCTTAACCAATTTCAAAAAAGAAAATATCCCGACTGTGGTCATCATCCTGCGCAATAAAGCCGACCACCCGCGCATCTTGAAACGGATGGACATCACAAGCGAAATTATCCGCGAAAAAGGCGGGGAAGTAATGAATATTGAAATGCCCGAAGGCAACCCTTTAACTAAAATCTTCGGCGCCCTCTACTTCGGCGACTTTCTAAGCTACTACCTCGCATTGGAGTATGAAACCGATCCCTCTCCAGTGGAGGTGGTGGAGTATTTAAAGAAAAGATTAAAAGAATAA
- the ruvB gene encoding Holliday junction branch migration DNA helicase RuvB translates to MPLSPVVSHTEKNEDKNLDLKLRPQTIKEYIGQAQIKESLAIFLAAAKKRKEPLEHILLYGPPGLGKTTLANIIAWEMGVAIKTTSGPALERPGDLGAILTNLEDGDILFIDECHRMNRQIEEILYPAMEEQVLDIIIGKGPSAKNIRLPLNCFTLIGATTKIGMLSSPLRDRFGSVYRLRYYEVEEIEQIIARASRILKVQKIEKAALKKLACCSRRTPRIANRLLKRVRDYAEVKTDGFINLEVVEAALAMLEIDKLGLDHIDRELLKVIIEKFDGGPVGLNALSASSSEEQDAIEDVHEPFLLQAGLLTRTPRGRIATHLAYEHLNIVPRKQKML, encoded by the coding sequence ATGCCATTAAGTCCAGTCGTCTCCCATACTGAAAAAAATGAAGACAAAAATCTTGATTTAAAACTTAGACCGCAAACTATTAAAGAATACATTGGTCAAGCTCAAATCAAAGAAAGTCTGGCAATCTTTTTAGCCGCGGCAAAAAAAAGGAAAGAACCTTTGGAGCACATCCTTTTGTACGGACCGCCAGGCTTAGGAAAAACTACCCTTGCCAATATCATCGCGTGGGAAATGGGGGTAGCGATTAAAACTACTTCCGGACCTGCGCTAGAGCGTCCCGGCGATTTGGGCGCGATTTTGACTAATCTTGAAGATGGCGACATCCTCTTTATTGATGAGTGCCACCGCATGAATCGCCAAATTGAAGAAATTCTATATCCCGCGATGGAAGAGCAGGTTTTGGATATTATTATCGGCAAAGGACCTTCGGCTAAAAACATCCGCCTCCCCTTGAACTGTTTCACCCTGATCGGCGCGACCACCAAAATCGGTATGCTCTCCTCACCTTTGCGCGACCGTTTCGGCTCGGTTTATCGCCTTCGCTATTATGAAGTAGAGGAGATTGAACAAATCATCGCGCGCGCGAGCCGCATCTTAAAAGTGCAAAAGATAGAAAAGGCGGCTCTGAAAAAACTTGCCTGCTGTTCGCGCCGCACGCCCAGAATCGCCAATCGGCTCTTAAAAAGAGTGCGCGATTACGCCGAAGTGAAAACAGACGGTTTTATTAATCTGGAGGTGGTTGAAGCCGCCCTGGCTATGCTGGAAATTGATAAGTTAGGCTTAGACCACATTGACCGCGAACTATTGAAAGTGATTATTGAAAAATTTGACGGGGGACCAGTGGGTTTGAATGCCCTCTCCGCTTCTTCTTCCGAAGAACAAGACGCGATTGAAGATGTGCACGAACCATTTTTATTGCAAGCGGGTTTATTGACCCGCACCCCGCGCGGCAGAATTGCCACCCATCTTGCTTATGAGCACTTAAATATTGTTCCCCGCAAACAGAAAATGCTATAA
- a CDS encoding VanW family protein: protein MSKPKRNKNKLNLPLFFTIIILLVFGVFILTQNLFYAEKIYPRIKVAGLDLGGKSKNEAQSILQERINYFQNQGVSIFYKEREWPLAEKDIGLTFKVNQTLDEAFLLGHEKDIVQRLKSQLAILIRGVNLPLRYELDEDKLDQYLKNNLTFLEVKPEMAEVILKNSGFEIKEEKIGQEIDLAELKQKIKNSLDNLQDQKIEVVIKESHPEVTRANVLDAYNMAEEMIQKPLKLTYEKKYWTVSPKMLVSWVDFQLNQNKMMEAGLKRETADAFLKNVAAEIEQEPEDARFKIDNNRVVAFELGQDGKKIDLEETMELIKNALQTPTEGSEKKTEITVRTVTPNVSNQNIDELGIKTLIGTGESDFAGSPLNRKHNIGVGSEKLNGVLIEPGEEFSIIQTLGEVSAATGYKPELVIKPEGTIPEFGGGLCQVSTTLFRAAIYSGLPITERKAHKYVVSYYKPTGMDATIYIPHPDLRFKNDTPGHILIQKRIIGNKLYFDFYGTDDGRKVNIEGPYYTSGWVNPSPPEYIETNTLKKGEKKQIEKEHKGISTVFHRAVTRDGQEILRDSFYSKYQPWNAVFLVGTGGTDVKGEQKGNTPPKIENQQKKPPPPTEAKKNPPVANEEE from the coding sequence ATGTCTAAACCTAAAAGGAATAAGAATAAACTGAATCTCCCATTGTTTTTCACTATCATCATCCTTCTGGTATTTGGCGTTTTTATTTTAACGCAGAATCTCTTTTATGCCGAAAAAATTTACCCCCGTATTAAAGTGGCGGGTTTGGATCTCGGAGGTAAAAGTAAAAATGAGGCGCAAAGCATCTTGCAAGAACGTATCAACTATTTTCAAAATCAGGGGGTCTCTATTTTCTATAAAGAAAGGGAATGGCCCCTGGCTGAAAAAGATATCGGACTTACCTTCAAGGTGAACCAAACTTTAGACGAAGCGTTTCTCCTAGGCCACGAAAAGGATATTGTTCAAAGGTTAAAAAGCCAACTTGCGATTCTGATACGGGGCGTGAATCTGCCTCTGCGATATGAACTAGACGAGGATAAGTTGGATCAATATCTAAAAAATAATCTGACGTTCTTAGAAGTAAAACCGGAGATGGCGGAAGTGATTTTGAAAAATTCTGGTTTTGAAATCAAAGAAGAGAAAATCGGTCAAGAGATAGACCTCGCGGAACTCAAGCAAAAAATTAAAAATAGTTTAGATAATCTTCAGGATCAAAAAATTGAGGTAGTTATTAAAGAAAGCCACCCTGAAGTGACTCGCGCCAATGTCCTAGATGCTTATAATATGGCGGAGGAAATGATTCAAAAGCCTCTAAAACTTACTTATGAAAAAAAATATTGGACTGTTTCTCCAAAAATGCTTGTTTCTTGGGTTGACTTTCAACTAAACCAAAACAAAATGATGGAAGCAGGTTTAAAAAGGGAAACCGCGGATGCCTTTTTAAAAAATGTTGCCGCTGAAATTGAACAGGAACCTGAAGATGCCCGTTTTAAAATTGACAACAATCGCGTCGTTGCTTTTGAATTAGGGCAAGATGGCAAAAAGATTGATTTAGAAGAAACCATGGAATTGATTAAAAACGCCCTGCAAACCCCAACCGAAGGAAGCGAGAAAAAAACGGAAATCACAGTGCGCACGGTCACGCCCAATGTAAGCAATCAAAATATTGATGAACTCGGCATTAAAACTTTGATTGGTACGGGAGAATCAGACTTTGCCGGTTCTCCTTTAAACCGCAAACATAATATTGGCGTCGGCTCGGAAAAACTGAACGGTGTTTTAATTGAACCGGGCGAAGAATTCTCCATTATTCAAACTTTAGGCGAAGTATCGGCGGCTACGGGCTACAAGCCAGAACTTGTGATAAAACCCGAGGGAACGATTCCCGAATTTGGCGGGGGATTGTGCCAAGTCTCCACCACCCTCTTCCGCGCGGCTATATATTCTGGACTGCCGATCACGGAACGCAAAGCCCATAAATATGTCGTCTCTTATTATAAACCAACCGGAATGGATGCCACGATTTACATTCCTCATCCAGATCTGCGTTTTAAAAACGACACGCCGGGCCATATCTTGATTCAAAAACGCATCATTGGCAATAAACTCTATTTTGATTTTTACGGCACGGACGACGGCCGCAAGGTGAACATTGAAGGTCCATACTATACTTCAGGGTGGGTTAACCCGAGCCCGCCGGAATACATTGAAACCAACACCCTGAAAAAAGGAGAAAAAAAACAAATAGAAAAGGAACATAAGGGCATTTCCACGGTTTTTCACCGCGCCGTAACCCGTGATGGGCAGGAAATTCTGCGTGATAGTTTTTATTCTAAATACCAGCCTTGGAACGCCGTATTCTTAGTAGGCACAGGCGGAACTGATGTTAAAGGCGAACAAAAAGGAAATACTCCGCCTAAAATAGAAAATCAACAAAAAAAACCGCCCCCACCGACAGAAGCAAAAAAGAATCCACCTGTAGCAAATGAGGAGGAATAA
- a CDS encoding tetratricopeptide repeat protein, whose protein sequence is MITIQNKISSVCDHIILWVLILLTFSVPLFFLPFTPQLTEFSKQVLFFVTVLIGYLAWFGKGILNKKLIIKRTPLDIPILAFLIVYGLATIFSVDRVTSILGAYGQGATGLVSVIFYALLYFIIVSNVNSRKKVLRLCISLLISTTILIVFVFLQIFNIFILPFEFAKNISFNPVGSFSSLVTFLAFVLSIAAAFLLKPKMNIVFRILILILVLAALILLNTINFKIAWHILILSMFIILSFGIAKEKEYINKGWLIVPAAILVIAIFATTLGIPSIIKGKIPSEVSLSFKLSLETTRHTLWHGFFNFLFGSGPETFGYDFSSFRPASFNQNIIWNVRFDKANNTYLELLATSGALGALTYIVILLIFIGSSSLLLIKSRREYLFGINNKPQKTTLPPHQSLLKSRFALFHKSATLNPPPEKIIDSGNTNKQRTETTTPTPIELPNIEREAALPATEEPRNININLKTGRKIFPPPSSKGVVDLKTRTIKEDEEEEEEEEIARPEPHADFIILGIVGAWAALLLANFLNFANTTLQISFWLSMGLIMALITIYRPQEFKKTKLSFKTSPKYALFLSFIFVLALCMVTVLFTYLGRIYLADVYHQQGLEKIAAEKYSEATGLFNRAVTLNKYRPIYYLALAQNYLTQANLEAAKGEAADINQIQTLVANSINESKLATDLSPSDVNLWEARGQIYENTTLYSRNANEWVIKSYEKALELEPTNPTFLAKLGRAYMVSASTAEGEEQENNYNQALEAFKKAVELKPDYLAAHYYLALIYENKKQFDEALEQIGAAYQIAPQNQDIIYELGRVSYNKAMVGDHNDLKNNLDFQRALDAFNLVVSQNANHANALYSLGLAYESLGEIGKALENIRRVQELNPDNEQIRQKVQDLESKL, encoded by the coding sequence ATGATTACAATCCAAAACAAGATTTCTTCTGTTTGTGACCACATTATTCTTTGGGTATTAATTTTGTTGACCTTTTCGGTTCCCCTCTTTTTTCTTCCTTTTACGCCGCAGCTCACCGAATTCTCCAAACAGGTCCTTTTCTTTGTTACTGTTCTGATTGGATATCTCGCTTGGTTTGGCAAGGGAATTTTAAACAAAAAACTTATTATTAAACGGACCCCCCTGGATATTCCCATTCTAGCCTTTTTAATTGTGTATGGACTGGCGACCATTTTTTCGGTGGACCGCGTAACGAGTATTTTAGGCGCTTACGGCCAAGGCGCCACGGGCTTGGTAAGTGTTATCTTTTACGCCCTTCTGTATTTCATCATAGTAAGTAATGTGAACAGCCGCAAAAAAGTATTGCGGCTTTGTATAAGCCTTCTCATCTCTACCACTATTTTAATTGTTTTTGTTTTTCTCCAAATCTTTAATATCTTCATTCTGCCTTTTGAATTTGCGAAAAACATTTCCTTCAACCCCGTAGGCTCCTTCTCGTCGCTTGTAACCTTTCTCGCCTTTGTCTTAAGTATCGCCGCCGCTTTTCTACTCAAGCCCAAAATGAATATCGTCTTTAGAATCTTGATCTTAATCTTGGTTTTAGCTGCGCTTATTCTGCTCAACACGATTAATTTCAAAATAGCCTGGCATATCCTTATCCTAAGTATGTTTATTATCTTGAGTTTCGGCATCGCCAAGGAAAAAGAATATATTAACAAAGGATGGTTAATCGTGCCCGCGGCTATCCTCGTTATTGCTATTTTCGCCACTACATTGGGTATTCCCTCTATTATTAAAGGGAAGATACCTAGTGAGGTTTCTCTAAGCTTTAAACTTTCCTTGGAAACTACTCGCCATACCCTCTGGCATGGTTTCTTTAATTTTCTTTTCGGTTCCGGTCCAGAGACTTTCGGTTATGATTTTTCAAGCTTCCGACCAGCCAGCTTTAACCAAAATATCATCTGGAATGTCCGTTTTGACAAAGCCAATAACACCTATCTGGAACTTTTAGCTACCAGCGGCGCTTTAGGAGCATTAACCTATATTGTGATTCTTCTGATTTTTATTGGATCCTCCAGCCTCCTATTAATCAAATCAAGAAGAGAGTATCTTTTTGGAATAAATAATAAGCCCCAAAAAACAACGTTGCCTCCTCATCAATCCCTCTTAAAATCAAGATTTGCTTTGTTTCACAAATCCGCGACCCTAAACCCTCCCCCGGAAAAAATAATAGATTCTGGCAACACTAATAAACAAAGGACTGAAACAACAACTCCAACACCAATAGAACTCCCAAATATTGAGAGAGAGGCTGCCCTCCCAGCCACGGAAGAACCGCGGAACATTAATATTAACCTTAAAACAGGAAGGAAAATCTTCCCCCCCCCATCATCTAAAGGAGTCGTGGATTTAAAAACTAGAACAATCAAAGAAGACGAAGAGGAAGAGGAGGAGGAAGAGATAGCGCGCCCCGAACCGCATGCTGATTTTATTATCTTAGGTATCGTAGGCGCTTGGGCGGCTCTGTTGCTCGCTAACTTCTTAAATTTCGCCAACACCACGCTGCAAATTTCTTTCTGGCTCTCTATGGGGTTGATTATGGCCCTCATTACTATCTATCGCCCCCAAGAATTTAAAAAAACAAAGCTTTCCTTTAAGACTTCGCCCAAATACGCGCTGTTTCTCTCTTTTATCTTTGTGTTAGCCCTTTGTATGGTTACGGTTTTATTCACTTACCTTGGAAGAATTTATCTGGCGGACGTCTACCATCAACAAGGATTAGAGAAAATTGCCGCGGAAAAATACAGTGAAGCTACCGGCCTCTTTAACCGTGCCGTCACGCTAAACAAATACCGACCGATATACTATTTAGCCCTAGCCCAAAACTACTTGACCCAAGCTAATTTAGAAGCCGCCAAGGGAGAAGCGGCGGACATTAACCAAATTCAAACCCTGGTTGCCAATAGCATCAACGAATCCAAACTCGCTACCGATCTTTCCCCTAGCGATGTCAATCTATGGGAAGCTCGGGGTCAAATCTACGAAAACACAACTCTCTACTCGCGAAACGCCAATGAATGGGTGATTAAGTCTTATGAAAAAGCGCTGGAATTGGAGCCGACGAATCCCACCTTTTTAGCGAAACTCGGACGCGCCTATATGGTTTCCGCTTCCACGGCAGAAGGCGAAGAACAGGAAAATAACTATAATCAGGCTCTGGAAGCTTTCAAAAAGGCGGTGGAATTAAAGCCAGACTACCTTGCCGCCCATTATTATCTTGCCCTGATTTATGAAAACAAAAAACAGTTTGACGAAGCCTTAGAACAAATCGGCGCCGCGTATCAAATTGCTCCCCAAAATCAAGATATCATTTATGAATTAGGCCGCGTTTCCTACAATAAAGCAATGGTCGGAGATCATAATGACTTAAAAAACAACTTGGATTTCCAACGCGCCCTGGATGCCTTCAATCTCGTGGTCAGTCAAAATGCCAACCACGCAAATGCTCTCTATAGTCTAGGCTTAGCTTATGAAAGTCTGGGTGAAATTGGTAAAGCCTTAGAAAATATTCGAAGGGTTCAGGAACTTAATCCGGATAATGAACAGATCAGGCAAAAAGTCCAAGATTTAGAATCCAAACTCTAG
- a CDS encoding Hsp20/alpha crystallin family protein — protein sequence MAKKTFLEKLAGAKNVPLENAPQRNESNIPPREEPAQDYEGQLTIDVYQTPNEIVIKSTIAGVKPEDLDVTINNDMLTIKGVRKNDARNKPEDYYYQECYWGPFSRSVILPVDVEAENIKAELKNGILTIVLPKASKAKTKTITVEAT from the coding sequence ATGGCAAAAAAAACTTTTTTGGAAAAATTGGCGGGAGCAAAAAATGTTCCGCTGGAAAATGCTCCGCAAAGGAATGAGAGCAATATCCCGCCGCGTGAAGAGCCCGCGCAAGACTATGAAGGCCAACTCACCATTGATGTCTATCAGACTCCCAATGAAATTGTGATCAAATCTACTATTGCCGGCGTGAAACCGGAAGATTTAGACGTCACAATCAACAACGACATGCTCACCATCAAAGGCGTGCGCAAAAATGACGCGCGGAATAAACCCGAGGATTATTACTATCAAGAATGTTACTGGGGTCCTTTCTCCCGCTCCGTGATTCTGCCCGTGGATGTGGAAGCAGAAAATATCAAAGCAGAATTAAAAAATGGCATTCTCACCATCGTTCTCCCTAAAGCCTCTAAAGCCAAAACAAAAACAATCACCGTGGAAGCTACATAA
- a CDS encoding PrsW family glutamic-type intramembrane protease, which translates to MRLLFYILIALSPGIFWLIFYRRKDREEPEPLKLVFKIFIWGMLMTIPAAALEFIVDYIMPYSDNNSIGQIIWGTFLVIAPVEEYLKYLVIKRKVYRRPEFDERLDGIIYGTVAGLGFASLENLMATLGSGPSIILFRFFTATLMHALTSGIVGYYLGRARFNPKEEKKLILRGLLIAIIIHGAYNFMITLRLNMTIPFLIILLLGIFITLNQLIKGLKGKKAQLNSKSR; encoded by the coding sequence ATGCGACTTTTATTCTACATCTTGATCGCGCTCTCGCCGGGAATTTTTTGGCTTATTTTTTATCGCCGCAAGGATCGTGAAGAGCCGGAACCCTTAAAGCTCGTCTTTAAAATCTTCATCTGGGGTATGTTGATGACCATACCGGCAGCCGCCTTGGAATTTATCGTGGACTACATTATGCCTTACTCGGATAATAATAGCATCGGTCAAATTATCTGGGGGACTTTTCTCGTGATTGCGCCGGTGGAAGAGTATTTAAAATATCTTGTCATCAAAAGAAAGGTTTACCGCCGCCCTGAATTTGACGAACGATTGGACGGGATCATTTATGGCACGGTCGCGGGTCTAGGCTTCGCTTCCCTGGAAAATCTGATGGCCACCTTAGGCAGCGGTCCTTCTATTATTCTCTTCCGCTTTTTTACCGCCACCCTAATGCATGCCTTAACCTCTGGTATTGTCGGATATTACTTAGGTCGCGCCCGCTTTAACCCGAAAGAGGAAAAAAAGCTAATCCTGCGCGGGCTTTTAATTGCCATCATCATCCATGGAGCCTACAATTTTATGATTACGTTGAGACTGAATATGACTATCCCCTTCCTAATCATCTTGCTCCTCGGTATTTTTATCACTTTAAATCAGCTGATCAAAGGCCTGAAAGGGAAAAAAGCCCAACTCAATAGTAAATCCCGCTAG